Genomic window (Rosa chinensis cultivar Old Blush chromosome 6, RchiOBHm-V2, whole genome shotgun sequence):
CCAAAAAACGGTTGATTTGTAGTATTTATGCCGATACTTATTATCAACCCTGcatgtatataattatatatatatatatatatatatatatatatatatatagagcttccactaagggattcctttttttggtcttttatagggataggcattagactaacttttagatcatattttcacatcttaactattcagtttttaggtcctaatgtatagatcacttctacaaattttcagccaaattggtgatcattaaggcatccaaaattgcaatttacacaAACGGACCTAATCTATCGAACCGGAAccattcgtgtttataatggtaaattgcagttttggatgccttaacgatcatcaaattggctgaaaatttgtagtgatctatacattaggacctaaaaactgaacagttaatatgtgaaaatatgatcgaaaagttggtctaatgcctatccctataaaagaccaaaaaaagggatccctcactagaagggccctctgtgtgtgtgtgtgtgtgtgtgtgtatatatatacatcattTAAATTGTTTTTGATGATCTTGACTACCCCTCTTAATTCTAGGTCACTCAAATAATATATGACCTGCAAAAGTTTCAGGAAAAACTAAAATCACTTAACCATTTCAGTCCAACACTCTACATTTATCTTTAATGATTTGTATGCGCGCGCGCGTGGGCATGCGTATTGAGGTAAATCCATGTGTATCTTTTAATCGGCTTTCAATTGTTGGGTGATCAAGTTTAGACAAGGGCCAGTGATAGTTAatttaaataataaattaacCTTTGAATAGCTTTAGTAAatttaaataataaattaacCTTTGAATAGCTTTAGTAAAGAGCTCCAGTTCTTCAAGTGTGCCATAGGCATCATAAATGTCATCTATAATAGATGTCATGGCGGTGACTTTGCATGATGTCCTCCTAGCAAAGGAATATTGAGGTTCGAAGTACACTGACAAAACCCAGCCGAAGTAAGCTTCGGTAACCCTATCTCTTATAAACGGCAAGGTGTTTCTCACGTCCAAGTCCTTCCACCACCTACAATTAAATTACAGAACAATTTAATTGGTAGAACCAAATAGCATTTCTTAGATTTAGTAAATATGTAAGTAGTTTGATAGTTAATTAACCTTGTAATTTCACATAGTTCCTTTTGATGGACTTGCTGCAGTAGGTTGAAATCCAACTTTGCAAAAGTCAGGAGAGTCTCGTTATGTGAATCGCGTTCATGATAGATTGACAAGTAATATCTAGCTTCCACCCTTGTGATGCCCTTCCGAAGTGGCTGAATTAAGGAATGAGCTACTTGTTTCGAAAGTGGAGGGCTTAAACTGTGTCTGATCGACTCAAGATGAGTGGTGGTGAAAGCTAGAGCCTCTTCAAGTATGTCTTCTCCCCGTATCCTAAGATGGGCGGCTTCATACAAGCTTAATAGTCCTGATACATCACTCAAGAGAGATGCCTTAAACTTTTGATCATTTGCTTCCATGTACTTGTTGAACATATCTGCATTACCAAGGAATCCATTATACGAGCCTCTATATATCATATTATCTATATACAGACAAAGATAAAGAGATCGACAAATTTCATGTCAGGCTGTTATCCGTATATTGGCAGGCATGGGCATAGAAATTCAACTAAGAGTTTACGAAATCATGTCGATGCTAATATTATACGTATCAAGTAACATCTACTATTTTTCCTTGGTTTAGCACTATAAAGCGAGCTATTAGAATACATACACAAATGAACAACTTACCGCATGAAACATTGTAACCTTGTTGTCTCAGCAATCGAAAACGGAGAGCAGTAGTGTAAAGGTCATCTTCACTACCATAAGAGTAGTTGTGGCGAATTTGTTTCAAAATTTTATCAATCTCATTTTCAAAATGATAGGACACGCCTAGGCGTTGAATGTCATCAATCAAGTCTAATTGTTGTGAAGGATTTTTGAAGGAGTCTATTAGCATTCTTTTCACCTCttccactactagcaaaataacaatacacacggatttactgtagttaaaagtctcagaaatccgtgtgaaatagaaatactaacagaaatccgtgtgaaatgagcataatcgggcccacaataatttatacaataacaatatcaacggaaatccgtgtgcataaacaacagtcacagatatctgtgtaaaaactaaaacattttcacacggatatctgtgtgaaaatcaattcacactgatttctgtacgtattataaattagtttatttcgaaataattaattttttttatgtgaattatggagggacggatttccgttacaataagcaTTTGATACAGATATCTGTGCGAAAAGAACATAATTGAGCCCTACAgtgatttatacaataacaatatcgacggaaatccgtgtgaataaacaatagtaacagatgtctgtgtaaatgataaaatatttttacacggatatctgtgtgcagattaattcacactgatttctgtgtgaaaatctgaaattagtttatttcgggatcattaattttgtttgttatgtgaattacggagggacagatttccgttataataagtatttgatacagatttctgtgtgcaatgagtaatacacacggatttctgtgtgaaaatgttgacacagatatccgtgtgaaaagaacaatgagctacaaaattccgtgtgaaaaaggagactacacacagaaatccgtgtgaataaacaacagtaactgatgtctgtgtaaaaactaaaacctattcacacggatatccgtgtgaaaataacaattagctacagaattctgtGTGAAAAAGTATACGTGTATATAAAGTTCaccacttatttgatattgaaagaacggcggatttggttaatttttttacaccgtacctattaatacgctataaatagatgagtaatgtcaaatttatcaattttttatttttattttttggattgcacaaaattcttatatgtctactaatgtggtataactagtttattagttataatgaaaagtataccttccataagcaacaatgcgtaggaaatagactttatcaaaatcgaccgtaggatgttatcatgatacgaataaatggttgtgttcaaaatttcagctattttcgtcgtcgtttgggtttcgatctagtaggtcaaccctaaactttaaatactacataaaactaatatgctcataaccgcacactcgtaacttatttttttgatctgtaaactcttatgctctcatgggtagaagctatatcaactaatgtaaaaatttctgaaattttatctcctcaagggtcggctccccttagggaagtagaagcgtttaaagggttgaccggtttttggtacagacatctgtgtgaaatgagtaatacacacggatatctgtgtgaaatgttaacacagaaatccgtgtgaaaagaacaatgagctacaaaattccgtgtgaaaaaggagactacacacagaaatccgtgtgaataaacaacagtaactgatgtctgtgtaaaaactaaaacctattcacatggatatccgtgtgaaaagaacaattctCAGACAAAGTTCGGTTATGTCAAGCTCTCATCCAAACTTTTCACATTTCACTTGGAATGTTGCAGCTTGGGCAGACAATGAAATTAGTAGTACTTGCATTGTTGATGATCATGTACTAATTTTTATTCTAATTAGCATTGGTATGAAATGTAAAAAAATATCTTGCTATGAATGTAAAGTTTGAATATTTTcgattgagttgtggatttgttcattttattgtaaatatttgtaatatatttaaattgtagaaaaataaaagtatttttttttttgaataaaaataaaagtattattatgtttaggttgcaaattaattagcagaattttttttttttacatgctgttacttttacacacagaaatcagtgagagttagggtaaaaggatttgacacagaaatccgtgtgagataggtatgtatttgacacagaaatccgtgtgagattggTACGTATAtggtacagaaatccgtgtgaaatagagttgttcacacggatacATTCCATTACGGTGATCTATATTTACGGaaagatagtggggcccacttctaatattcacacggacaaaataattcgtgtgagataggtatgtatttgacacagaaatctgtgtgaGATTGGTACGTATTtggtacagaaatccgtgtgaaatagagttgttcacacggatgcATTCTATTACGGTGATCTATATTTACGGaaagatagtggggcccacttctaatattcacacggacaaaataatccgtgtgagataggtatgtatttgacacataaatccgtgtgagataggtacgtatttggcacagaaatccgtgtgaaatagagttgttcacacggattgcagctaattccggtaatttatatttgtggaattatagtggggcccacgtaagtatttcacacggacaaaataatccgtgtgagatgagtattacccccctccaaaccacacggtaactcaatctgtgcgtgtaccgtgggtaaaagctatcacacactgaaatcagtgtgagaaagtcttattacccacagattttaatctgtgggtaattgttgttttgctagtagtgttcTTTCAGTTCTCGGACATGTTGCTCAAGTTTAATGTCAACTTCCTACACAAgcaaattgaagaaaagaaaaattatatgaTTTTCAGATGCTCTAAATTAACATGCATGGCCATGCATTTGCTTTAGCCTTATTGGAGTTTTTAGCTACGCATAAGGTGTTGTACGTAAAAACAAACGCGTGCgcgcacacatatatatatgtgtgtgtgtgtgtgtgtgtgtattcagtagggccggccctgtgaGTTTAGAGGCTCAAGGCGATAATTTCTAGgccctagaaaaaaaaattaaaatttcataGAATAGTACCAAATgttcaaaacaaaagaagaaaaaatcaataTCCCAATTTTAAAGTATCACTGAAATATGACTCGTCTTGCATTTTTAAATGCAAAGGTACTAATCAAATTTACATAATCAAGTTTTCCAACGATATCTTTTTCATTAAATTGACAATGAATTTATTACAATCATATATAGAAAGCCTCGGGCATATAGCAAAAAACTAAATAGTACATGTATTGAATGGATGTCAGTGCATcagaaacacaaatagagaaggAAAAAGCTAAAATTTCTTCAACGCAAAGTTCTTATCTTTTTGCCTTTCTTGAAGAAAATATAAATTCAACTCTTCAGTCCTTAAATTCAACTTTTTTAACTGGCCTTCTCCTAGTTTCCTAGTCGCCTTCtgcccttctccttctcctttctcttaatttccttttgattttgatgCCTGAAGTTGCAGATTGAATATTTAAATTCAAGTTTCAACTATAAAGGTCTCGACTTCAACAAAGGCTaaattgagatttgagaaaggGAGAGGAGTTGTCGCTGCTTTGTGTGTAACAGCGACACAACTCttcatatctttttttttttgttgttgttgcaggCCAACCTAAATTTAGTTTTGAGGCCCCTTAAAATGGAGGCCCTAGGCCTGGGCCTGCTTCGCCTAGGCTCAAGGCCGGCACTGGTATTCAGGTCAGATCAAAATCGGATGTCCGCACAAACACAAAAGTGCAGACGTCCCTCCTCCAGCCTCGATTAGGCAACGGTTTCAGGCACTGTGGTTGTCGGACGAACCCTCTGGACATCCCGGACGGCGTCACCATCAAGACGAAGGCTTAGCTGATCAGAATCGAAGGGATGCACGGCGAGCTCGCTTGAATCAATGGAAGCCCATCGAGGTCGACTTCGAATTATTCATCAACGACTACAACGACATGTAGAGGCTCGACATCGAGGCTTGGTTCGGCACCGGTAACCGCAGCGCCGCCTGATCGAGACCGGAGGAGGGACATCTACACTTTTGTGTCTGTGCTGAGTTCCCTTCTGAACggctctgtatatatatatttatagctTACATGGTATTGCAATGTTGCAAACAATAAAATTATGCCCAACTGAAACTTTAGAATTAAAATCAATATAAGTATATATTATTGGAAATTGCTAACTTAAAGAAAAATATGCGCTTCTACATATATATCCTACCGTGGTAGCATAAGAGAGAAAATGATCACCCCAAATGCTTGGGGTAAAATTAGCTGAAGGTCGCTTAACATCAGTAACGGTATCTGGCCTTTGAGCTTGAGATGCTAAAATTTGGAGAGACATTTTCTTATATGAATGGCTTTGCGTGAGTAGAAGAAGTTTGAAAGAATATATATAAGTGCTAGATGCACGTGTTGgtaccaaaaatagaaaaagacaaaagaaaaactaaaaaagtcGAATGTGTTGGTAAACAGTCGAATGTGCTAGCTGCACGTGTTGATTGATTAATTAAAGCAAAGTagaaaaagacaaaagaaaaactaaaaaaggTAAATAGTCGAATGTGCTAGCTGCACGTGTTGATTGATTAATTAAAGCAAAGGGTCTTGCTTAATTATGCTTTCCCGACCAATTCTCGTGGCACAATCCCAGCCCTTGCTTTGATCTTTTTTCTTACtcgcattttattttattttttaaagatttttttttccttacctCACATGCTTTATCCACTCCTCTCCAACAGGTGAAGACCAACAGCCATCCAAACCCTATCATCTCCTCTCCAACAGGTGAAGACCAACAGCCATCCAAACCCTatcatctcctctctctctcttttttttccttaccTCACATGCCTTATCCACTCATCTCCAACAGGTGAAGACCAACAGCCACTCAAACCCTatcatctcctctctctctctctctctctctctctctctctctctctctctcaactaaAACTAGCCATTAACACATATATAGACACATGACATGCACCAGCAATAAATTAGCCACCCACCGCCTCTTCAGGTTACGATTGGGACGTGGTGTCTCATATGGTCGAGTTGTAATTTGGAGGAGCTTCCGTTTGGATTGGGATCACAAGATTTGAAATTGGATCCGTGTGTGTGAGACTCATTTACCGCTTCCGCacaacaagtggtatcagagcccaggTTACGCTTGAGATTTAGTGTCTCATACGGTCAAGTTGCACAAGATTTGGAATTGGATGCTTGTGGTCAAGGTGGAGCTATTGGAATTCAGATCATGAGACAATTGAAGATGGCTCGAATCATgtcaaggtggagattgttggaAAAGTGTGGCTTAAATTAGAGCCATTTGGGATCCCACATCAGAAAAGTGAAGAGTCATCCTTGGGTTATAAGGAATGGTACGACACACACTAATGCCGAGGCCTTTTGTATTaaaacactatgccaaaaagttaatcagaAGACAGAAGTCTAATTTTCTGTTGTCTCTTTTTTTTAGACAAAAACacactttttttattttgagtaaaaatgtgacattcagacaacatattaacGTTGTTAGCTCAAGATAGAAATATACCTATAGTTTGCATTCATCTAAAGCCTAAAAAGTAGTCTTATTCAGATAACAGTGATAagaaaattctgttgtctgaatataaaTGGTTGAAATTTTAAAATTCTCCTTCCATGCTCTTTTGACCATTTCCCTCCTAAAATAGTCAAACCCTAATTGAGTCAAAAGATTGGTAACATTCATACAACAGATTGAAGAGAATTGTgttgtttgaaactttgaatataATGGAGTCAATTTTTTAATGtttgtcttttcttttccctttagAAGCCATCTCTCTTTAAGCCCGACACTTGGAATGAACAAGTCTAAAATTCTCAACTCTCTCAACTCCACTCTACTGAAAGCTCCGCCTTCGAAAACACTTCGCCGAAAACTCGAGATCTCCTGCGACGACAAGCCCATGCGACAGATCTTTCGCATCTCTCTACCGGAACCCGAATCTCGGATTTACCGCGGCGGTGCATTTCGATCAAGAAAACCCTAGTTTCAGTCAACCAGAAAACTCGACCATCGATCTGCTAGAACCGCTCTCACTCACCCTACTTATGAAGTGGTATTATGCTCaaattcattttcaatttcaaattcgtTTTCAACTACAAATGAGGTTTCCAATGGGGAGCTCTTGGTTTATCGATTTGGGGGTTTTGCGATTTGGTGGTTTTCCTGTTCAGAGACCAATGGAGCCATAAATTTTCCTATAGGGAAACCATTCAAGCTTTTCTCGTTTATTTTCAGAATCAAGTAAGTATCCAATTGGATTGCTGTAAGATTCTGAGAATTGTTCAAAGCATTCACTTCAAATTGCACTCTTGTCACTATGATGAGTATTGTCTATATGCTTGTAATCATTGATCTTCTATGCAAAGTTCCAGATTCTTTCATGTTTCAACAAATTTGCCTAAAATTCTACATGTATTTTATCATTAATTGTAGGGTCATCAGGGTATCTTGTATCAGCTTGACTAGTGGCCATCATTATGTGGTTTCTGGATTGTTATCTATTTAATTTCCTATATAGGCATTTGTTCTTTTATCATGGTAGGTGATGATTTTGACATTTGCGCAAAGTAAATCCCTTGAATTTTTGTCACATATCAATTTTCACTTCTCGCTTGGTGATTCTGGATAGTTTTACCTGATTCATGCATATGTCCTGTAATTCATTCTCTCATCCACTTTGTACAAGCATTCTCTATTTCTTTTAAGTCATTCATCTACTGTGTGGATTTTAAAATTATATCCATATTAATTATTTAGTTTTACATCATAATTAGGAGACCAGATGATCCTCATAAATCAAAGCTTAGATCCtgcaaaggaaaagaagtgaaggCAAATAATCTTGCTATTAAGGTAAGAATACTATATCTTTCACATCTCCTTGTTTACTGCTAATTTGCTTATCCAAGTTGTTGGTGATGGTAGGATGATGAAGATGCCCCCCTTATTATGTCATTATAGGCTGTTAACTCATTaaataagaaagagtttaaggATAAATATATTTACTCGATATGCTTTAGAGTGGAAATGTTCCTATGCAGGAAGAGCTTATTATCTCTTAATGCATTCATGGTCATAGATGGCTATTAGTTTTGGTAGATTTCTTAGCATGGAGCTGAAGTTCCAGTTTTACCAAAAGTCTTGAAATCAAGTCTTCATTCACTATTTTCTTTACTGTATTACTGTGTTGCAATAAAAATTACTATGTTCTTAGAGTCTTCAGTAAGTGCTATAGCACAGTTATGGTTTGACCGAGACTCCCTGCTCCCTGCTCTCCTTGTTGCAGGTGATTTTCCCATAGTGAAAAATTCTATGCAAACTCTGAAGGCAAGTGATTGGCATCTTGAAGGAGCTGAGAGCATTTAAGATATTCTACAGCCAAGCCacaagaggagaagaaaaaacaaatgtccaagCTCTAAAGTACATTGCAAATTATTTTGCTAGTCAGCTTCAGTAGTAAGTTCTGATGGAACAATTAATGACTATTGTAGATGTATTATTTGATGGTTGTAATGACATTGGAATTTCCATAATGAATGAGAACATCAATGAATGGCAATAGCAGACTTATGTGTCATCTGAAATACAAGgcaacaacaaactcaaagAACAATATGTTGGAGCAACTAAAAAATAATAgaatagaagaaaaaattatatattcagacaacataaaattgTATCTTAAAGGCAAGTTTAACCGCAAATAAATGTCTTTTGTTATGAGTTAAAACGACAGATAATTGTAATTGAAACTTGTTTACAACGACAATAAACTATAGTTAAGAACCAATACAAACAACACATAATTCTTAGTACTGTCATTGAAATGGGAATTAATTCACAAAAGTTGAAGAACTCTGTTGTTAGTGTTCACATTTGCCAACACATTTCTGTCGTTTAAAATCTTCATAACACACACATGTACATGTGAAAGATCGATATATAGCAAAAAGATCGATATATCTCCATGTTTTCAATTTATTAGATTTGAATAGTTTTTTGTAAGTTTGATTTGTATCAAAGAACGACAACCCATCATATTTATCAAAACATGAAAGGCCCTCTAATGAATTAATTAAACATACATATATAGCAGCCTTCCCACCTTCTCCTTTGCAATATATATAGCTTATAGCTATGATTATATAACAATTAGTCAAGATAATAAAACTATATTATCTTATCACTTCGGATCGAATTAAGTTATCACCTAAAATTTATGTTTGTCCATTAAGTTGACTAGCTAGATCTGACTATATCTGACTATAAGATTGAAGTTGCTCTAACATATATGGCTGGTCTGATGTAGAACTTTAGCGTCAAATTAATTGTTTAGTGTTATAGAGTTGCCTTGATCAGCATTAGTCCTTAGTCTATATAGGGTTTAACCACTCTCATTTGGATGGATTCTTAATTTTATGGTGTAACCTGTCTAAAAGCGCGCAATTGAAACCTTATGTAAACTAAAGGTCCTGTTATAATTACTGTTAGTTAGTATTCCAAATTACGCTTTTCATTTGCACATTGCTTTGGTCCGAAAGAACCTGTGAAGTCTACCTTTGTATACTACTAGGTCTATAATTTGGGTACTTAGTCTTTATATAGTCGCTAATTAAGAGTGTTTATCCTTGTATCATGTCTCAACGATCTCAAGTTTTAATCCTCACATCCTGTACATACATGTAAATTGAAAATATAGAATCTACACATGCCACACATGCAGTAGTCTTCctcttatttaattttttttttctcggagAATTCTATATATACATGAAATCTGCGTTGAAAACCTCAGTTCACACAACAATGTCGACTAGTTATGGGAAATTACCTCAtcaccaaaaaaagaagaacaaaaatcacaagaaaaacaaattaaagaagaaggAGCTACATATAGATACAAGAAACTGATTAATTTAGACGAGAAGTAAGACGAGTAAAGTCTTCTACTCCACACGGAAGTGTAATGCCACCCATTTGATCAAAACCAAACTCCTCGGCAGCCTTGAGCAGCAAGTCTTGGAACATCGGTTGCTTCAAGTATGACATAGGAACCACAAaccgctccttcttctcttcttctacccctaCATAAATTGCGAAATGACCTTTCGGCGGCACATCATCAACATTATTACTAGTAGTACTGCTGCACCTTATTTGGTTCTTAGACGACGTCGCTGCATGCCGGCGCAGCTGCATAATGTGCTTAGCATGAACAACCATCTCTTGCAGTCGATCGAATCCCCATTTTCCTTCTCAGTTCTCACACTAGCGAGATGTACCACAAAGCTAGACGAGGCGATCGAGTTTTATGTTTATGTAAGCTAGCTATAGTTGAGTAGTTTAGAATCTTTTAGATGGATGGGTTCTCCGAGCATTTTGTAAGGTATATATAGGAACAATTTTAACTATATTATCGTCACCGGCCTTTGTCCTATTGCATATATGATAGAATTAATTTCTAGGGTTTGTGGGAGTTGGGACTGAATTTGGGTCCGTTCAGAAATATACATCAACAGAGCCATAATTCGCACACTGTTTTTCACAAACCGGGTGCCCCTTCAACAGATAAGGATATGTAGTTTGATCAAGTGGAAAGAAAAGGACAAAACTAAAGTGAAAAATATTCCAGATGTATAATCTCCAAAATTATTCGATTTATCTATTCCTTATTCACCAAAATGTAGAACAGTACTACTCTAACATAGTATCATATGCAAcggaaaaatcaaagaaaattaaGTTTAAACCATTTACATTATTAAAAAAGACGTAGGTAAAATTCCTCATTTATATATGACACAACTAAAATCTTGAGACAAACTATAATACCGTAcgtgatgtttatcatacactcattttacatatatttgaacaaaaattataattatttaaattaaaattacaatattgactTAGATTACATAAAATATGACTCAACATTACtgctttgacaacaaattaatttgttgtcacatttataaatatgtatatgaaataCGGGTATTGTATCATACAATTTTTCCCTAAAACCCTATCCTGGTTTGGCACATGTTCTGGATGAGTCGATGATTAAATGCTACTTTTGGTTCAGTCGTTCAGACTTCAAGCTCAAACAATTATACTTGATCAATCTTGTTATTTAATGCTCGCTATTATTGGTGATGATCGAGTACGTATTTGCATATTCTGCTCACATCTCTCTCCATTAGTTAGTTAGAAGGAAATAACATATCTTACctatattctttctttctttatttggtGGATTCCTTTCTACCAAAGGAAATTAAATTGAATCCCAGCCTCCCAGGCAAGTAGAGTACTGCATGTGCAGACTGAAACTGAGAGTGAGACGACACTGAGACTGAAATGATGGGGTACCCAAATCaataagtgaagaagaagatgacgaatgaataaatgaagcagttagagcaagtccaccggagGTCATAGTCATAGTCATAGTCAAGAAAAATCTGATGTGGTGACCTTGAGAGCAATTTTCATACTTGCACCGGTGGTTTTTTGCCCGGGCAAAACCGACTCCTTCTTGACTACAGCCAAGAAATTAGTCATTCCCATGACTAATTTCATGACCAGGCAACAAACAGGCCAGCGGTTTGGAGAAGGAAGTCTGCAAGGGAACGTGGGCGACGTCAGCTCTTCAGGGGAGAAGGAGACGCGCCAGCTTGGGAAGTGAGGGACAACCCGTTGACGCGTGGCGCCGCAATTGTTGAAATCCTCAAACCACCAAACTACACAACTCGATCAAACTATGCATAACACCATGATTCAACCAAATCTCCAGGACAGAAATAATTCAAGAGCTCTTCAGTCCACAATTTTCGAATTCATCACAAGAGCAACCTTTGAATTCAAGATTTGGAATTATACCTTCGGAAATCGACTGCAACCAAGCTCAACACACTGCCGAGACTGGGAAAGGGATGAACTGATGATTCCTCGTGCCACAACCCAGAAAGCTCCTTCATTCCTCGTCTACAGTTGCAGTCGAGGCCGAGACCAAGCCAAGGAAAGCGGGAAAGGTCGCCGGCGTTGAAGAACACGGCAGCCGAGACCAAACCCAGAAACGAAATCAGCAAAACTCCATCAATTTCAAAGACTAATTGATCTAACGTGTAGAGAAGGCGAGAGGATGAATTTCTGTACCGAATGCGGCCCAGACGGTGGCCGGAAATCGCTGGAATTTGCCGGAACAGTCAGACCTTCTCTCTGTCGTGTCTCCCTCCTCGTCCGGTGCATGAGCGATCGAAGACTGCAGTCGTGACGGCGACGACGAGAGGAAGAGATCGGTGGTCGTGCGTCGTCGatcggtggccggacggcgtcgCTCCGGTCGGTTTCTCACTCGGGTCGCGGTTGTGTCCGGGTCAGGGAGCTCTGATGCTCTCTCTCGAGCTTTCTAGGAGCAATTGATCACGATCCTTGATCTGATCAAACGGTATTTATAACCCCAAGCTCAAACTATTTTAATGGCTAGGATGAAGCGGTGGATTTATGGACGGTTAGGATTGCACCGcggaaatttctttttatttaaatgaatttccaa
Coding sequences:
- the LOC112169638 gene encoding auxin-induced protein X15, with product MVVHAKHIMQLRRHAATSSKNQIRCSSTTSNNVDDVPPKGHFAIYVGVEEEKKERFVVPMSYLKQPMFQDLLLKAAEEFGFDQMGGITLPCGVEDFTRLTSRLN
- the LOC112169636 gene encoding (-)-germacrene D synthase, translated to MSLQILASQAQRPDTVTDVKRPSANFTPSIWGDHFLSYATTEVDIKLEQHVRELKEEVKRMLIDSFKNPSQQLDLIDDIQRLGVSYHFENEIDKILKQIRHNYSYGSEDDLYTTALRFRLLRQQGYNVSCDMFNKYMEANDQKFKASLLSDVSGLLSLYEAAHLRIRGEDILEEALAFTTTHLESIRHSLSPPLSKQVAHSLIQPLRKGITRVEARYYLSIYHERDSHNETLLTFAKLDFNLLQQVHQKELCEITRWWKDLDVRNTLPFIRDRVTEAYFGWVLSVYFEPQYSFARRTSCKVTAMTSIIDDIYDAYGTLEELELFTKAIQRWDICAIDLLPADYMKVCYKALLEVYTEIEQELAKERKLYRIHYAREAMKKQAENYFLEAKWLHQKHIPTMDEYMAVALMTTGYPLLITTSFVGMGDIATQDSIDWLATYPKAVKAAAVVGRLMDDIADHKVHTNCYITSLH